A window of Flammeovirga kamogawensis genomic DNA:
TATGCAAAGTTAATCTTTTGAAAACAGATTCGTTTGAGCTGCTGTTTCAGCTGTTTTATCAGCAAATTCCTTACCTAAGTATTTGTCTATACCAAAATGGGCAAGATATAGCAATGGGGTCATTACTAAAGCTATAAAAAACTTATAAATATAATTAATGATTGCTACGGCAATTACCTGATCAAAAGACCAATTACCAAAAACATAAAAAGCTACTCCTAGTACCACAAAGCTGTCTACTAATTGAGATATAAGTGTTGATCCTGTTGCTCTTAACCATATATTTTTACTTCCTGTAAGTCGTCTTAACCACTGAAAAGTGTGTGCATCTAAAAATTGACCTATTAAGAATGCGATCAAAGACCCAATAATAATTCCTAAACCTTGTGTGAATATTTTATCAAAAGCCTCTTCTATATTAAAAGGATTTCCATTGCTATCTACGGCGTTTATATCTAACCAAAATTGAGCTGGAGGTAAATCCGTTACAAATAGTACAACCATAAACACATAGGTAATTAAACCTGCTGTAATAAATGATATTTTCTTTACTCCACTCTTACCAAAATACTCATTTATAATATCTGTAGTAATAAACACTACAGGCCAAATTACTACACCTGCAGTAAGGTTAAAATCTAAAGTAAACCCCTCAAAAATTGAAATTTGAGCAGGTTGTAAACTCAAAAAAGTTTCTAAAGAAAATATCTTAGGTCCGATTAATTCAGCTACAATAGCATTTGTAAGGAAGATTGCACATAATGCTACATATAAAGTCTGTCTCTTTTGTTCGTTGATGAAATCTTGATCTTTCATTTACTTATTTTAGTTGCTTCTTTTACTAGTTAGTGCTTAAATATTATACCAATTCAGTTAATATAAATAAGAATACACAGTAATGTTTTATTATTGTAAAAAGAATTTAAGATTATGATATCATTTTATCCTGGACCTAGTAAGACGGATGAGAATTTAGGTGAATATTTATCTGAAGCAGCCTCTTCTGGTATTTTATCTTGTAACCATAGAAGTCCATCTTTCATGAAATTAATGAAGGACTGTATTAAGGTTATCAAACAAAAGTTAGAAATACCGAAAAACTACGAGGTGTTTTTTACTTCTAGTGCTACAGAATGTTGGGAAATAACTGCACAATCCTTTCCTAGAAATTCATTCCTACATGTATATAATGGTGCTTTTGGAGAAAAATGGTTTTCATATAATTCAAAAATAAATAAAGCTGTTAAAGGGTTGTCTTATCCAATCCATAGAAGTATTAGTTTACATCAATTAGATAGAATTGGAGCCAAAACAAAAGATGTAATTTGTATAACAAGTTGTGAAACGTCTAATACAACGAAAGTACATCAGAAAACCATTCGAAAGATAAAGAACCGTTACCCAGAATCTTTATTATTTATAGATGCTACAAGCTCTATGTCAGGGATAACTCTTGATTGGATATCTGGAGATATTTGGTATGCTTCTGTACAAAAATGTTTTGGTCTTCCTCCAGGGCTTGCTGTAATGGTATGTTCTCCAAA
This region includes:
- a CDS encoding queuosine precursor transporter, yielding MKDQDFINEQKRQTLYVALCAIFLTNAIVAELIGPKIFSLETFLSLQPAQISIFEGFTLDFNLTAGVVIWPVVFITTDIINEYFGKSGVKKISFITAGLITYVFMVVLFVTDLPPAQFWLDINAVDSNGNPFNIEEAFDKIFTQGLGIIIGSLIAFLIGQFLDAHTFQWLRRLTGSKNIWLRATGSTLISQLVDSFVVLGVAFYVFGNWSFDQVIAVAIINYIYKFFIALVMTPLLYLAHFGIDKYLGKEFADKTAETAAQTNLFSKD
- a CDS encoding aminotransferase class V-fold PLP-dependent enzyme — encoded protein: MISFYPGPSKTDENLGEYLSEAASSGILSCNHRSPSFMKLMKDCIKVIKQKLEIPKNYEVFFTSSATECWEITAQSFPRNSFLHVYNGAFGEKWFSYNSKINKAVKGLSYPIHRSISLHQLDRIGAKTKDVICITSCETSNTTKVHQKTIRKIKNRYPESLLFIDATSSMSGITLDWISGDIWYASVQKCFGLPPGLAVMVCSPKAIEKASKDDFHYNSLQSIYQNTQKFQTTHTPNSLGIYLLYKSLSNKMGIKAEQEKVRKRMKNLVKQLKLLGYDFVVPTKKVQSETVIGIKCKAELLPIIKEKAKQQGITLGNGYGKWKLNSFRIANFPAHSDSDFEKLLIFLKSEDFNKKR